The window CCTGACGCCGCTGGTCGAGGGACGGCTGCCGTCCGGACAGGTCCACTTCAAGCTGGAGTGGTTCGCGCCGACCGGCAGCTTCAAGGACCGCGGCGCCTCGGTGATGCTGTCCTATCTGCGCCAGGTCGGCGTCGACGGAATTCTGGAGGACAGTTCCGGCAACGGCGGCGCGGCGATGGCCGCCTATGGCGCCGCCGCGGGGATGCGGGTGCGCATCCTCACGCCAGCCACGACACAGCCTGCCAAGCTCGCCCAGATGCGGGCCTTCGGCGCCGAGGTCCAGCTTGTGCCGGGGCCGCGCGAAGAGTCCGAACACGAGGCGATCCGCCAGTCGGAACAGATCTTTTATGCCAGCCACAACTGGCAGGCGTTCTTCCTGCAGGGCACCAAGCTGATCGCCTACGAACTGTGGGAGGATCACGGTTTTTCCGTTCCCGACAACATCGTGATTCCGGCAGGCGCCGGCAGCAATGTGCTGGGATGCGACATCGGTTTCAGTGAATTGCTGCGCGCCGGGCACATCAAAAAACTGCCGCGGCTGTTCGCGGCCCAACCGCAGAACTGTTCACCTGTCCATGCCGCCTTTGTCGCAGGCGCCGACGATCTGGTGCCGGTCACCACGGCGCCGACCATCGCCGAAGGCACCGCGATCAAGCGTCCAGTGCGATTCAAACAGGTGCTGGAGGCCATCCGCCGCTCCAACGGCGGCACGGTCGCAGTGCCCGAACAGGATATCGCCGAGGCCGTGGCCACCCTGGCCCGGATGGGGCTTTATGCCGAGCCGACGTCGGCAATGGCCGCCGCCGCCGCAGAGCAGTTGCTGGCGACCGGCCGGATCTCGCCGTCCGAGCGCACGGTCGTGCTGCTGACCGGAAGCGGACTCAAGGCCTCCGCATTCATGACCGAGCTGTTCGGCAAGGCCTGATCACATTCAGCTCCAGCGCAAGTCGCACCGTCAGCGCGCGCGCAGCCGGTCCAGCATTTCGGAGGTCGCGAAGCCGTCCGCAGCCGTGCCAACCGAGGCCTGGAAACTGCGGAGCGCCTTGCGGGTTTCGCCGCCGAGCTGGCCGTCCGGTTCACCGCGATAGAAGCCGCGCTGCGCCAGTAGCTGCTGCAGTTCGAGCCGCTCGGCGCGACTCAACACCCGCTCCTGCCGTGGCCAGGCCTGCACGAACGGCGTGCCGCCGCGCAGGCGATCGGCGAAATGGCCGATGGCCAGCGCGTAGGCCTCGGCCGGGTTGTAGCGCAGGATGGTGCGGAAATTCTGCAGCATCAGGAAGCCAGGCCCTTCGCTGCCGGCCGGCGCCAGCAGGAACGCCTTGTCGCTGGTGCGCGCGAACGGCTTGCCGCCCGGGCGCTTGACGCCGAGCTGCTCCCACTGCGCAAGCGTCATCTGCTTGGCGCGATCGGCCAGCATGTAGTTGAAGCCCCGCGGCACCTCGACCTCGTAGCCCCAGGTCTGCCCGCTCTGCCAGCCGTCCTTTTTCAGGTTGTTGGCGGTAGAGGCGATCAGGTCGGTGACATTGTCGACCACATCGCGCCGGCCGTCCTGATCGAAATCGACAGCGAAACGCTTGAACGCGGTCGGCATGAACTGGGTCGGGCCGAACGCGCCGGCCCACGATCCCTTCATCTGCTCGGGGCGCAGGTCGCCGTGATGCAGGATTTCCAGGGTGACGAGAAACTCGTTGCGGAAATAAGCCTGGCGGCGGCCGATGCAGGACAGCGTCGCAGTGGACCGCAGCACGCTGCGGTCGCCGCCCAGGGTAGAGTAGTTCGATTCGACGCCCCAGATCGACGCGATCACATAACGGTCGACGCCATAGGCCTTCTCCACCGCATCGAAGGTGGTCTTGTATTGCGCCAGGACTTCGCGTCCCCGCTTCATGCGCGTGTCGTTCACCAGGATGTCGAGATAGTCCCAGATCGCCTTGGTGAATTCCGGCTGCGAATCCATCAGGTCCATGATGCGCAGGTCCGGCGTCAGTCCCTGTGTGAAGCGCTGGAAACTCTCCTGCGAGATGCCGCGGCGTGCGGCGTCTGGCCACATCCCGGCGACGCAACTGTCGAAATTCGCCGCGGCCTGACGAATCGCCTGCGCGGTCATCAGCGGATGGCCGGAAGCACCGTCCTCGCCGCTCCACTCCTTGGCGCCGCCGGATCCCGGGCTCGGCGTCGCGGGCTGGCTTTGCGGCGAAAAGATCGAGGGAAAATTGAATGTGGGAAACGTCGACTGCGCCGTGGTGCGCTGGACGTCTCCGGTCGGGCGTACAGGCCGCGATGGCTGGGTGATCGAACCGGTATAGGCGCTGTCCAGCACCACCGGACCGCCCCCGTTCGCGCTCTGCGCCTGTGCGATGCCGGACAGCGCTGCAAATGCCGTCAGTGTCGCAAAAATCCGTCCAGCCGCTCGCGCCGTCGCCATTCCCGTCCATCCCGATCCGTGAAAACCCTGCCCAATGCCTAAAAGGGCCCGGACAGGGTTTCCATCAGCTTAACAGCAGGGCAAATTTTCACGAAACGAACGCGCTTCGGAGAAGCCGAAGCAACGCATTAACCTTTTATTTCGACGAGACTTTTTACGCCTATACGAGCCCGCTCGGCTCGACATTGCCGACGGCCATCCATCATGCCGCATCACACCGGCGGCGGGTTGCGCTCGCCGAATGTGCCGTGCTGATGCCAGTAGGGATAGGCGGGGGTGACCTTGCTGGCGGCATCGAGCTTCGCCACCTGGTCTTTTGTCAGGTTCCAGCCGACCGCACCGAGATTCTGGCGCAACTGCTCTTCGTTGCGGGCGCCGATGATCAAGGTGGAGACCGTGGGACGCTGCAGCAGCCAGTTCAGCGCGATCTGCGGCACGCTCTTGCCGGTCTCCTTCGCCACCTCATCGAGTGCATCGACCACCCGGAACAGGTGCTCATCGGCCACCGGCGGACCACGATCGGCGGTCTGCGGCAGCCGGCTGGTTTCCGGCAGCGGTTGTCCCCTGCGGATCTTGCCGGTGAGCCGGCCCCAGCCAAGCGGGCTCCAGACCACGGCGCCGAGCCCCTGGTCGAGGCCGAGCGGCATCAGCTCCCATTCATAGTCACGGCCGATCAGCGAATAGTAGGTCTGGTTGGCGACAAAGCGCGGATAGCCGTACGTCTCGGCAACGTTGAGCGACTTCATGATGTGCCAGCCGGAGAAATTCGAAACGCCGACATAACGGATCTTGCCAGCGCGCACGAGGGTATCGAGTGTCGACATCACCTCTTCCGCCGGCGTCATCGCATCGAAGGCATGCAGCTGGAACAGGTCGATATAGTCGGTGCCGAGCCGCTGGAGCGCGGCGTCCACCGCCGCGAGCAGATGGAAGCGTGACGAGCCGACATCGTTCGGTGCATCGCTGAAGCGGAACGTCGCCTTGGTGGAAATCAGCACCTTGTCGCGGCGACCCTTGATGGCGGCGCCCAGCACGGCCTCCGATTCGCCCTTCGAATAACCGTCGGCGGTGTCGAACATGGTGACGCCGGCATCGAGGCAGATGTCGAGCAGACGGCGCGCCTGCGTCGCATCCGTATTGCCCCATGCAGCAAAGAAATCGCCCTTGCCGCCGAAGGTGCCGGCTCCGAAACTGAGCACGGGAACTGTGAGGCCGGAGGCCCCGAGACGCCGGTATTCCATCAATTGTCTCCCTGAAGCTTTTATGACTGTTGCACGTCCGCGGGAAAACCGCGCGCCGCGCACGCGGGAAAATCGCCCTGCTCACATAGGGCGGACCATGCCGTCGCGCCAGTTTGCCGGACGGCCTTCGACAACGCTCAGTCAGCGGCTGTCGCTGATCCGGTCCAACGGGAGTCATGCCCAGATTTCGCTCATCGGGTGCAGCTAAAAGCCGCCGCATGGCCGCCGCAAAAGCCCCGAAATCTGCTACGACATGGAGGGTGCGTCCGGGGATCCTGATCCCTTTCCTGATCCCTTGGGCGTTCCCGCCTTGCACCGTGTCCTGTTCATACCGAAGAGACATCATGAAAATCCGCAAAGCCGTGTTTCCCGTCGCCGGTCTCGGTACCCGCTTTCTGCCCGCCACCAAGGCAATGCCGAAGGAAATGCTCACGGTGGTCGACCGCCCGCTAATCCAGCATGTGGTGGACGAAGCCCTGGAAGCCGGAATCGAACACCTTGTGTTTGTCACCGGCCGGAACAAGGGCGTGATCGAGGATCACTTCGATCGTCCCTATGAGCTCGAGGACACGCTGAAAGAGCGCGCCAAGACCAAGGAGATGGAACTGCTGATGCGCGACCAGCCGCAAGCCGGCGCGACCTCCTTCACCCGCCAGCAACAGCCGCTCGGCCTGGGACACGCGGTGTGGTGCGCGCGCGACATCATCGGCAATGAGCCGTTCGCGGTGCTGCTGCCGGACGTGCTGGTCAAGCACAAGCCGAGCGGCCTGAAGCAGATGATCGACGCGGCCAATGCCGCCGGCGCGGAGAAGGTCAACATCATCGCGGTCGAGGAAGTGCCGATGGAAAGCGTGCACATGTACGGCGTGGTCGGCGTCGGCAAGCAGAAGGGCGACCTGTTCGAACTCGACGGCATGGTGGAAAAGCCGAAGCGCGAGCAGGCGCCGTCGAATCTCTCGATCACCGGGCGTTACATCCTGCAGCCGGAAATCTTCAAGATTCTCGAAACCCAGGAACGCGGCGCCGGCGGCGAAATCCAGCTCACCGACGCCATGCTCGGCCTTGCCAAATCTCAGGCGTTCTACGGCTTCAAATTCAAGGGCAAGAGCTATGACTGCGGCTCGAAAGCCGGCTTCCTCGCCGCCAACATCGCCTATGCGATGGACCGCGACGACCTGCGCGACGGCCTGCGGGAAGAGATGAAGCAGTATATGTGAACTGTAGCCCGGGTGAGCGAAAGCGAACCCCGGGGCGACGCCAACAAGATCCCGGATGTCGCGCTACGCGCTCATCCGGGCTACACACAAACACTCTCGATGATCTGAGATTACGCCACCAGCGACAGCTGCGGCGCCTGGGCGACAAACGACTGGTTGCGGCCGCGGGACTTCGCTTCATACAGCGCCTTGTCGGCGGCCTCGATCAACAGCGCCGGCGTGGTCGCCGCGGTCGGCACCACGGCGGCGACGCCGATGCTGATCGTGGTCGCCCATTTGTCTGCGGACAGCCGCTCCACTCTGGCGCGGAGGTTTTCCGCAACCACAAGCGCCGCATCCGCGGCAAGCCCGGGCAGCAGCACGGCGAACTCCTCGCCGCCGTAGCGCGCAGCACAATCGCCGGCGCGCATCACGGCCTCGGTGATGCAGCCCGCAATCCGCACCAGCACCTGGTCGCCGGCCTGATGGCCGAACATGTCGTTGAAGGTCTTGAAGTGATCCGCATCGATCATCAGCAGCGCCAGCGGTTCATCATGCCGCAGCGCGCGACGCCATTCCTGCGCCAGCACGAGGTCGAATTTGCGCCGGTTGCGCAACTGCGTCAGCGGATCGGTGGTGGCGAGCTCCTCCAGCCGGTCTTCCGCCCGCGCACGCCGCTTGATTTCCCGCGCCAGAACCAGCGTCGCCCCGATCACCAGCACAATCAGCGTCAGCATGACCGCGCCGATCCGCTGGGCTTCGTGCCGCCACAGGCTGAAGATGGTCTCCCAGGACTTGCCGACCACCACCACCAGCGGATGACCGCGGTCACGCCAGACATAGAGCCGTTCCAGCTGGTCGACCACGCTCGGCCGCGTGTAGAAGCCGCTCGGCTCGGTCAGCGACCGCAGCACCCCCGGCACGTTACTCAGATCCTTGCCAATGATATCGAGATCGAAGGGCGTGCGCATGATCACGACGCCGTCGCGGCGGAACACGGTAATGGTGTCGTCGGGCTGCAACTGCAGCCGACCGAACAAATCGTGGAAATAACTGAACCGCAGCGAACCGACCACAACCCCGAGGAAAGCCCCGTCCTTGCCGGTGATCCTGCGGCTCAGCACCACGGAATACGTGCTGCGGTGCAGGCCGGGACGACTGATGTAGAGGCCACGGTCTGCGCTGTCGCGGTGCACCTCGAAATAATCTTCGTCGGCGCGGTTCTCCGGTTTCGGCCGCAAGGACGAGGAGTCCAGCAGGAGATCGCCATGGGCGTCGAACACCTGGATTGCGCCAAAATGCTTTGCGGTGGCGGCATGATCGAACAGGATCATATGCAGCAACGGCTTGCTGACGCTCGTCACCTCAGGCTCGATCATGTTGGTGGCGACCGCGCGCAGCGACAGATCATAGAGTTCGATGTTGCGGCCGATATCGGCGTCGATGGTCGCGACCAGGTTTTCCATGGTCTGGCGCGCCAGCGCTTCCTCGCCCCGGCGCATGTCGAGCATGACGCTGCCGCACACGGCGGAGAAACCCAGCAGGGTGACGACGCAGAACGACATCAGCAACCAGGCCGAGATGCGCCAAGATCTGAAATCCGACCCGAGGTCTCCGTTGTCTCGCCGCATAACCATACCGTCCTTCACGATACGGGATGCGCTCAATTGATTGCTGCAGTCTTTAGATGATCCCGCTGATGTGCACCGCAGTTAATAAGAGGTTTCATCGAACCGCGGCATTTC is drawn from Bradyrhizobium prioriisuperbiae and contains these coding sequences:
- a CDS encoding threonine synthase; protein product: MSMNAHYIDPVTGQSFPLTRPLWRSPEGNALMVSPLPGIGRDGIDTTTRSIWRYRASLPLPIEKPVSLGEGLTPLVEGRLPSGQVHFKLEWFAPTGSFKDRGASVMLSYLRQVGVDGILEDSSGNGGAAMAAYGAAAGMRVRILTPATTQPAKLAQMRAFGAEVQLVPGPREESEHEAIRQSEQIFYASHNWQAFFLQGTKLIAYELWEDHGFSVPDNIVIPAGAGSNVLGCDIGFSELLRAGHIKKLPRLFAAQPQNCSPVHAAFVAGADDLVPVTTAPTIAEGTAIKRPVRFKQVLEAIRRSNGGTVAVPEQDIAEAVATLARMGLYAEPTSAMAAAAAEQLLATGRISPSERTVVLLTGSGLKASAFMTELFGKA
- a CDS encoding lytic murein transglycosylase, which produces MATARAAGRIFATLTAFAALSGIAQAQSANGGGPVVLDSAYTGSITQPSRPVRPTGDVQRTTAQSTFPTFNFPSIFSPQSQPATPSPGSGGAKEWSGEDGASGHPLMTAQAIRQAAANFDSCVAGMWPDAARRGISQESFQRFTQGLTPDLRIMDLMDSQPEFTKAIWDYLDILVNDTRMKRGREVLAQYKTTFDAVEKAYGVDRYVIASIWGVESNYSTLGGDRSVLRSTATLSCIGRRQAYFRNEFLVTLEILHHGDLRPEQMKGSWAGAFGPTQFMPTAFKRFAVDFDQDGRRDVVDNVTDLIASTANNLKKDGWQSGQTWGYEVEVPRGFNYMLADRAKQMTLAQWEQLGVKRPGGKPFARTSDKAFLLAPAGSEGPGFLMLQNFRTILRYNPAEAYALAIGHFADRLRGGTPFVQAWPRQERVLSRAERLELQQLLAQRGFYRGEPDGQLGGETRKALRSFQASVGTAADGFATSEMLDRLRAR
- a CDS encoding aldo/keto reductase, translated to MEYRRLGASGLTVPVLSFGAGTFGGKGDFFAAWGNTDATQARRLLDICLDAGVTMFDTADGYSKGESEAVLGAAIKGRRDKVLISTKATFRFSDAPNDVGSSRFHLLAAVDAALQRLGTDYIDLFQLHAFDAMTPAEEVMSTLDTLVRAGKIRYVGVSNFSGWHIMKSLNVAETYGYPRFVANQTYYSLIGRDYEWELMPLGLDQGLGAVVWSPLGWGRLTGKIRRGQPLPETSRLPQTADRGPPVADEHLFRVVDALDEVAKETGKSVPQIALNWLLQRPTVSTLIIGARNEEQLRQNLGAVGWNLTKDQVAKLDAASKVTPAYPYWHQHGTFGERNPPPV
- the galU gene encoding UTP--glucose-1-phosphate uridylyltransferase GalU, which translates into the protein MKIRKAVFPVAGLGTRFLPATKAMPKEMLTVVDRPLIQHVVDEALEAGIEHLVFVTGRNKGVIEDHFDRPYELEDTLKERAKTKEMELLMRDQPQAGATSFTRQQQPLGLGHAVWCARDIIGNEPFAVLLPDVLVKHKPSGLKQMIDAANAAGAEKVNIIAVEEVPMESVHMYGVVGVGKQKGDLFELDGMVEKPKREQAPSNLSITGRYILQPEIFKILETQERGAGGEIQLTDAMLGLAKSQAFYGFKFKGKSYDCGSKAGFLAANIAYAMDRDDLRDGLREEMKQYM
- a CDS encoding diguanylate cyclase; its protein translation is MRRDNGDLGSDFRSWRISAWLLMSFCVVTLLGFSAVCGSVMLDMRRGEEALARQTMENLVATIDADIGRNIELYDLSLRAVATNMIEPEVTSVSKPLLHMILFDHAATAKHFGAIQVFDAHGDLLLDSSSLRPKPENRADEDYFEVHRDSADRGLYISRPGLHRSTYSVVLSRRITGKDGAFLGVVVGSLRFSYFHDLFGRLQLQPDDTITVFRRDGVVIMRTPFDLDIIGKDLSNVPGVLRSLTEPSGFYTRPSVVDQLERLYVWRDRGHPLVVVVGKSWETIFSLWRHEAQRIGAVMLTLIVLVIGATLVLAREIKRRARAEDRLEELATTDPLTQLRNRRKFDLVLAQEWRRALRHDEPLALLMIDADHFKTFNDMFGHQAGDQVLVRIAGCITEAVMRAGDCAARYGGEEFAVLLPGLAADAALVVAENLRARVERLSADKWATTISIGVAAVVPTAATTPALLIEAADKALYEAKSRGRNQSFVAQAPQLSLVA